From Granulicella arctica:
GTGCTCTATTCAGAATTATTTTGAGCGGAACTTGACCATGAGGCTCCGAACAGAAGATTTAGAGGCATCTCTTAACCTCGCCATCCTGCCAGAATTCAATGTCGCCGATTAAGACGCTGTTCCAGCTCTGCGATCTCCGCAACCACCGCATCTACGGCGGGTATCGGACCGAAGACCATGCCAGACATGGCTTCATAGTCACGCCGCAGATCGGCGAGCATCCCGTCATGTGGAGTCAGCGCGAAGCTCCCGGGAACGGCGGAGGCCAAGTCAAAATCGGGCCGGTTGAAGAACATCCGCGCATGTCGCACGCAGTCCTCGGCCATCTCTTTAGCTTCCGTGGCGTTTCGGCCTGTCTCCGAAGCCAAGAGCCGGCAGACATCGTAGTAGTGGCGCGAGACGCGCTGCCCGCCTCCCTTCAGTTCGCCACGATGGTCCCACCAGCGGCGCAAACCATGCAGGATAACAACCTTGTCCCAAAATGTACGGGCGGGGTCAACAGTCGTCACGTTTCCAACCGCCAGGTTCAGGTTTGGAAGATCGTATGCAATGTACGGCTTTACGATGACGGGAGCATGAGGGTCAAGGGCGGACTTTGCGCCCGATTCGATCTTGATGGCGCGACGGATGTACGCATTGCCCTCAGCGGTCGCGCTGGGATACCAGAGAAGCAAGCTCTGGCCGTCGGGGTCGTCTGGATCGGCTTCCACGCGCGCCCGATCCGCCTTTAGATTTGCGGTCTGGAGCGTCTGCCGCAGCAGCACGCTCAACCGCTCCAGCATCGGCCCTTGAATGTACTCCTGGCAGGCGGCTTTGATGGCCTCCAAGCGGGCGTTACGTTTCTTGCCGCTCAGAGCTTCCAACTCCTCAAAAGTTGCGGGCTGTCCAATATCTTCCCGGAAGACGGTGATGTCGATGTCTTCGGAGAACCGTTCGATCAAGCCGTAGCCTTTGGAGAGCGAGGTTCCGCCTTTGAAGAGCAGGCGCGGCCCACCGGCCTCCAATTCATTGAAGAGCGCATCGAGCGTCCAACAAACCCAGAAGTCTTTTTCGATGTTCTGCTCATTGGTGCGCAGGCGGTCGGCAGCGCCAACAAAGAGGTCGCGGCGCTCCTCGTCGCTCGCGGCCAGTACGGTTTGAAAACCCTCGGTCATCGGCTGCTCGAACCCCTCGCCTTTTTGATGATAGAGGCCGGTGCCGGGGCGCGTCTGGAGGGCTTCCCTTTCTCTGCCAGCGGCGACGCTCCAGCGTTCGCTTGCTGGAGCAGGTCGCGCACGATCACCCGCATCCACTCCGGGAGTGCCGACAGGCCGCTGCGCAAGTCGTCCTGAATGGCCCGTCCATGATCGGGGTCTCTCAGAATGGAGACAAGGCGCTTGCGGAGGCTTCCGTCGTCGGACGGAAGCATATCGCGCAGCCAATGAAGCGCCTGCACAAAGCGCATGGCGGGACGGCCCGCCCAGTAGAGGCGGCTGGGCGCGGCGGCCTGAAAGTCGAGAGTCAGGTTGCCGAGCGTGATGGGTCGCAAGCGGCCATCGGTGAGCACGCCGATACGCGCCGGAACGGCGTCGGTGAGTCCAAGATCGTTGGCGGCGGTGAGGCCATCGACCACCACTCGAACCTTACCCTTACGGGCCAGCGCGTCGATCACATCGCGCGGGTTGGGGTAGGTGAGCTTTCCGGTAAGCCGGTTGTCCTGGGGTGTGTCGTAGAAGCCGCGAGCGATACGCCGCAGGTCGCCGGAAGCAACAAGCCGGTGGAGGGCCTGATCGACCGCAGTGCGCGGTCCCAGGTCTGCGAAGTCCTCCGGTGTCCAGACGCGCGGCTGCGCCGGGGCGGAGATGCGGTCCCGGATGGCGGCTGGAATGCTGGATGCAGGAGTAGACATGGATGGCCTCATGTCAGATAAATGCAACAAACTTCTGACTGCTTCAGTATAGCTCTATGTCAGAAAAATGCAACAAACTTCTGACTGCGTTTCCTGTCGGCTTCCCCCGCTCACATATTCCAACCGTCGGCATTCACCCGCTTGCCCGCGGCTATAAGTAGCCCGCCGCAGAATTTTTGCAGCCCCCGCGCTAGTTCCTGCCGACGCTAAGCACATAATCTTCTATTTTTCCCGCGTGACACCGAAGTTCCATTGTATCAATGACTTGCATTGACTTCTATGCGGCAGTAATATTTCGACAGTCCCACCGTTGTCAAGCGAACTGGGCAACCAGTCGCGGGGGTGGGACGGCAGAACAGTGAGGCAGACAATGTTGTCCATTTTGTTGATTCCGGAGCCGAATGAATCGGCCTCCGGTCAAGAGTTCAGGCTGAGGCTGGAGCGAGAAACGCAAAGGTGGTGGAGTAAGTTCTACGAGTCCGTTCCGGACAAGGACGAGCCATTTCCCAATGCCCTCAGCGGGCACTTTTCAATGGTATCTGACTGGCTCGGCAGGTCAGCATGCGGACGTGTGCTGCGCCTCAGTCTAAAATCCGACGGACGGTTCCTAGACGCTACCAACGCCGATGCGGCTGCTGGGCTCATTGGTA
This genomic window contains:
- a CDS encoding nucleotidyl transferase AbiEii/AbiGii toxin family protein, coding for MTEGFQTVLAASDEERRDLFVGAADRLRTNEQNIEKDFWVCWTLDALFNELEAGGPRLLFKGGTSLSKGYGLIERFSEDIDITVFREDIGQPATFEELEALSGKKRNARLEAIKAACQEYIQGPMLERLSVLLRQTLQTANLKADRARVEADPDDPDGQSLLLWYPSATAEGNAYIRRAIKIESGAKSALDPHAPVIVKPYIAYDLPNLNLAVGNVTTVDPARTFWDKVVILHGLRRWWDHRGELKGGGQRVSRHYYDVCRLLASETGRNATEAKEMAEDCVRHARMFFNRPDFDLASAVPGSFALTPHDGMLADLRRDYEAMSGMVFGPIPAVDAVVAEIAELEQRLNRRH
- a CDS encoding type IV toxin-antitoxin system AbiEi family antitoxin domain-containing protein; the protein is MSTPASSIPAAIRDRISAPAQPRVWTPEDFADLGPRTAVDQALHRLVASGDLRRIARGFYDTPQDNRLTGKLTYPNPRDVIDALARKGKVRVVVDGLTAANDLGLTDAVPARIGVLTDGRLRPITLGNLTLDFQAAAPSRLYWAGRPAMRFVQALHWLRDMLPSDDGSLRKRLVSILRDPDHGRAIQDDLRSGLSALPEWMRVIVRDLLQQANAGASPLAEKGKPSRRAPAPASIIKKARGSSSR